In one Achromobacter spanius genomic region, the following are encoded:
- a CDS encoding Bcr/CflA family multidrug efflux MFS transporter has product MGALTAIGPFAIDMYLPAFPTIAANLGVPRGDVERTLAAYLIGLALAQVFYGPMADRFGRKPPLMVGLALFMVASLGCALSSSVEALTGWRVVQAMGGAAGIVIPRAVIRDHYETHEAARAMSLLMLIMGLAPILAPLAGGQLLAIASWRSLFWIMLAGGAMLMFAVAKIMKESLAPERVVPLRWSTILRNYRDLFAHRGFMAHSLAGGFGQAGMFAYIIGSPRVFIELYGVAPQYYGLLFGTNALSLIICSQISARLLRTYTPRQLQHKALISLATASLVAVALTLAGWMTLPLLMMCLIGYMGSQGFVNPNSAALALSEQGKRLGAASALLGTLQLSCGALAGFAVSAWQTDSALPLTTTLAACACLSWVSGRVAQTHTAQA; this is encoded by the coding sequence ATGGGCGCGCTGACCGCGATCGGCCCGTTCGCCATCGACATGTACCTGCCCGCGTTCCCGACCATCGCGGCAAACCTGGGCGTGCCGCGCGGCGATGTCGAACGCACGCTGGCCGCCTACCTGATCGGTCTGGCGCTGGCGCAGGTGTTCTACGGGCCGATGGCCGACCGCTTCGGCCGCAAGCCGCCGCTGATGGTGGGGCTGGCGCTCTTCATGGTGGCGTCCCTGGGTTGCGCGCTGTCCAGTTCCGTCGAAGCGCTGACCGGCTGGCGCGTGGTGCAGGCCATGGGTGGGGCGGCGGGCATCGTGATCCCACGCGCAGTCATCCGCGACCACTACGAAACGCACGAGGCAGCGCGCGCCATGTCGCTGCTGATGCTGATCATGGGCCTGGCCCCGATCCTGGCGCCGCTGGCGGGCGGGCAATTGCTGGCCATTGCCTCGTGGCGCAGCCTGTTCTGGATCATGCTGGCTGGCGGCGCGATGCTGATGTTCGCGGTGGCCAAGATCATGAAGGAATCCCTGGCGCCCGAGCGCGTCGTGCCGCTGCGCTGGAGCACCATCCTGCGCAACTACCGCGACCTGTTCGCGCATCGCGGCTTCATGGCGCACAGCCTGGCGGGTGGATTCGGCCAGGCCGGCATGTTCGCCTACATCATTGGTTCGCCGCGCGTATTCATCGAACTTTATGGCGTCGCGCCCCAGTATTACGGCCTGCTGTTCGGCACCAACGCGCTGTCGCTCATCATCTGCTCGCAAATCAGCGCCCGCCTGTTGCGCACCTATACCCCCCGCCAGTTGCAGCACAAGGCGCTGATCTCGCTGGCCACGGCCAGCCTTGTGGCGGTGGCCCTGACATTGGCCGGCTGGATGACGCTGCCTCTCTTGATGATGTGTTTGATTGGCTACATGGGCAGCCAGGGCTTTGTGAACCCGAATTCGGCGGCGCTTGCGTTGTCGGAACAGGGTAAGCGCCTGGGGGCGGCGTCGGCATTATTGGGGACGCTGCAACTGTCCTGCGGCGCGCTGGCCGGATTCGCCGTCAGCGCCTGGCAAACGGACAGCGCCTTGCCCCTGACCACCACGCTGGCGGCCTGCGCCTGCCTGTCCTGGGTTTCTGGGCGTGTCGCGCAAACGCACACCGCGCAAGCTTGA
- the rpmB gene encoding 50S ribosomal protein L28, producing MARVCQVTGKGPMVGNNVSHANNKTKRRFLPNLQSRRFWVESENRWVRLRVSAKAIRTIDKNGIEAVLAEMRARGEMA from the coding sequence ATGGCACGCGTATGCCAAGTGACCGGCAAAGGCCCGATGGTGGGCAACAATGTTTCGCACGCGAACAACAAGACCAAGCGTCGCTTCCTGCCGAACCTGCAATCGCGCCGGTTCTGGGTTGAAAGCGAAAACCGCTGGGTTCGCCTGCGTGTTTCGGCTAAGGCCATCCGCACGATCGACAAGAACGGCATCGAAGCCGTGCTGGCCGAAATGCGTGCCCGCGGCGAAATGGCCTAA
- the rpmG gene encoding 50S ribosomal protein L33 produces the protein MAKGIREKIKLESTAGTGHFYTTTKNKRNMPEKMLIKKFDPVARKHVDYKETKLK, from the coding sequence ATGGCCAAAGGTATCCGCGAAAAGATCAAGCTCGAGTCGACTGCCGGCACGGGTCATTTCTACACGACCACCAAGAACAAGCGCAACATGCCCGAGAAGATGCTGATCAAGAAATTTGATCCGGTCGCTCGCAAGCACGTGGACTACAAGGAAACCAAGCTGAAG